In the candidate division TA06 bacterium genome, TTTCTCAAGCTCCATCTGGTACTGTTTTTTATAAAAACTACGGCGATCGGCCTGCCAGAAAAAGGACAGCAAAGCCGCCAACGCAATTACTGTCAGAGCGGTTACAAACATTATATTGCGGGCCTGCCTGTTAAGCGGAGCGTATATTTCTTTCTTATCCATTTTGACCACCATGAACCAGGGCGAATCGGATATGTGCACTATGGCCGCCACCACCGGAACGTCCCGGTAATCTGTCCCTTCCACCAACCCTTCCTTACTCATCACCGCCATTGCCGCAGGCAGAAGGGTATCCGTAATAGGCAGGCGTAGCCTCAGGGCCGTTCCTTTTTGGTGACGCAACTCGTTAAGATAAACAACTTCATTGCCTTCTTTTCTCACCAGCACCGTTTCACCGGACTTGCTTACGGACGGCCACCTTTGGATCAAGGGGTAGAGAAATTTATCGGGGTTTATCCGCAAAATAATGGCTCCGGCGTTAGTTTCGCCGTCATGCAGGGGAGTTATCACATCCAAATGCACCTCCCGGCATTTCTCGCAATAATAAAAATCGCTAAAGATTATCCTGTTTTGCCTTTCGGCCTCCCGGACAAAACTCAGTGTAGCCTGGCTGAGATTCTCGGAGCCGCCCTGGTCTATGAACATTCTGGCTTTACCGGCGGGGTCAACCAGTATTACGTCCTTGTAAGTATCGTAGATCCTGAAAGCATCCAGTCTTTTATAGATATATTCTTTAAGATTTTTATCGCCAGGATTCTGATACCAACGCCTTACGGAGAAAGCGAACTGCTGGCTTCTGGTGATGACAAAGGCATCTCCGTAACGTTCCCTTCTCCATGCGGTTATTTCCTCGCTTTTCAATGAGGCAATAGTATTCAGGTCTTCGTAAATGTGCTGAACCGCTTTTACCCGTTGCTGCTTATAATAAAAATACCCCCCGGCGCTAATGCCAGCCGCCAGCAGCAAAAACACCGCCAGCAGCTTAAAGGGGATCTTTTCCATGATCTGACGCTTGGTCATCTTGGTTCCTCCTTTTGGTTTGCCACAGAGGCTCAGAGACACAGAGGGGTTTATTCTTCTTTGGATTTACTAATCTTCATATCCTGCTTGCGCTACCTGCTACCCCCTACAGCGGAGAGAGGCGATGTTATCGTGCAACAACCTGATAAAAGTAAAAATACTTTGCGACCTTTGCGTCTTCGCGTTAATAATTAAATCCTTAAAATCGGCGGGGATCGTTCGACTGAGCCTGCCGAAGTCTGCGTCCCGAACTGTACCCCTATGCCAGGCTCAGCAGTCTCTCGCATTCCTCCAGGAACTTTCCCATCCTGAACGGCTTCCCCAGGTAGGCGTCGGCCCCGGCCTTCATTATTCTCTGCCGGTTCTCCTCATTGTCGTAACCGGTGATGGCCAGCACCCTGGTGCGGGAATGCTGTTCCTTGATCTGGCGGCAGACCTCAAACCCGTCAATGCCGGGTAGCTTCAGATCCAATATCACCAGATGCGGATCATGCTGTCCCAGCAAACGCCCGGCCTCAAAACCGTCGACTGCAGTGAATACTTTGTATCCCTTTTTGACCGATTTTAAAAAGCCGGTCACTAGTTCCAGAATGGACGGATCGTCATCCACCACCAGTATCTTTATCTCTTCGGGGGTAAGCCCGGCCGGAAAGGGCATGTCATGCAGTTTTAAGAAGGTTTTCAAGTCCCCGGGCAACACCCTCCTATGCCCCCCTGGTGTGCTGAAAGCCTTTAGTTTCCCGCTGTCTACCCAGTTGGCGA is a window encoding:
- a CDS encoding response regulator, whose protein sequence is MKQKTFTTFAIAKMLGVYPSTIANWVDSGKLKAFSTPGGHRRVLPGDLKTFLKLHDMPFPAGLTPEEIKILVVDDDPSILELVTGFLKSVKKGYKVFTAVDGFEAGRLLGQHDPHLVILDLKLPGIDGFEVCRQIKEQHSRTRVLAITGYDNEENRQRIMKAGADAYLGKPFRMGKFLEECERLLSLA